ACTCTGTCATGCCAAGGCATCAATTGAAATAGATAGTGTTACAATGATATCTATCTTATGTTACCTTTTTGTTGGCCCCAGATGGTGGGACTGCGAAAACCCCAgaaactaaaagataaaataaaatctgcaAATTATATAGCTTcagaaacatatatatatatatatatatatatatatattaagatgGAAAATAAGGGGGATGAAGAAGGTAGGTAGGTAGCTAGCACAAGTGAAACTCAAGCAACAGAAACAAATAATCCAGCCAATGTAGTGGTCAAACTTTACTGTTAAATTAGCTTTAAAGGATGCTGTTGGCACTCACCATCTAATAAATCCATCTTGTAAAACAACaagaaggaaaaatgaaaaagttacaAGACATTTATATGCCCCCCTCCAAAGCCCACTTTGTTTAGTGCAACTGCAATTATAATTATTCTATAGTGGAAAAAAGGGTTTTATACGTGGGGACTATTATTCCTTACACTCTCAAAGGTCactttgatttaattaatttctttttctttttatttgtttatttatttctctagTTGATGGGGATATTTCATTGTGGTTCCAAGCTCCCTAGATGTTTATGGATTCTAGCATATCATACTAAAGATCATGTGAACTCTTCTCCTTTTGGTTTTGATTGTGGAACATGGCATATATAGCTTTGATCATGTGCTTTCATCACAATGAATTGTCACTTTTTATCACTATAGGCTCTTtgctttttcattcttttatagAAATTAATGATTGAGTTggcttttatttcttttatacatATTACAAAACTGACTGAAAATTTTCCCATTTTGATTTCATGCCGAATATCGTTTTATGTTGATTTACTCGAAAGATTTGTATCACCCCACCGCCAGAAAATTATGCAActatcttcaaatcttttattaaaGAGATCCTCTTCCTTTTTATTGCTTTCAAATATGATATgattaactaataatttaaaGTCTATTGTAAATCATTAAATGTTATATCCGGATTgcaagttttatttaaaattagtgaatttttagtaaaaagaaattgattgatGAAATTTCCAAGTTATCCATGGTTGAAAGTGACGGTCCtcacatcatcatcatcattatcatcagAACGATGAGAAATCACCTTTGCATTTACCCCTTTTAAAGATTCTAATAATCTTATATGGCTTGAATTGGAGTCCATACCAAATTTATGCTTACTGCTTATCGTACCCTTTCATTCCTCCGGCTAATAATTACTTCCCCcacacaataaaaataaataccacAAATAATCCTTCTCTCagcatttacaaaaaaaaaaaaaaacttacatcTTCCAAGAGATTTGGCACTCAAAAACCCGGCAACTGTGGCAAATCATCCGGACCCAAGATCCCACAATAACTTCATGTGTTGTATGAATTATCATCACCACAGTTCCCAGATTTCagcttcatttcttttttctcttgcattgcattcttattttttattctatgcctatatatacaaaactcaaaataaaaactaataaaaggGCAGAAAAGAAATGTAGAAAAGGAAGTGGAAAacttataaaaaagaaaaaagcaaataAGCAGCTTGTTGCTTCAACCCTAATGGATGATAGGGCggattttttttcctaaaaatgaATCAGATAGAAATCTGAAGAAAATTGTAAACCCCATAGGCATACTTCTAATAGAaaatagtagtagtagtagtagtagtataACAGAGTGACGTGGATGATGGTCATCCATCGTTTGGAGATTCGGAGATGCTCTCTAAGTGTGGTCTCCACACCCCAACTCGGCCTCTTCTTCGATCCCTTTGCGTTGATAGTTTCTCTGAAAGTATCTCACTTAAATACTGATCCGATATCAAAAGATTCGACATTGAAATTGTGTTGTTGTTCTTGTTGGCGTTGCTCATGCTTCGGCTGTGATTATGCTGGCGGTTGCGGCCGTTGCTGCTGGCGCCGCCGCCGTTGTTGTTGTTGGTGGTGTCAAGCCtgtctctttttttcttcttggttGTTGAGGAAGTTTTGGAACGGGTTTTATCGGGTGTTGAAGGGAGTGGTATTAGGAAATAAATCTTGCCACGTTGAAGTTCGGCGTCGGGTGGGACGATGACGATTTTTGGGA
This genomic stretch from Gossypium raimondii isolate GPD5lz chromosome 6, ASM2569854v1, whole genome shotgun sequence harbors:
- the LOC105774409 gene encoding uncharacterized protein LOC105774409, yielding MKNTIRCCISCILPCGALDVIRIVHSNGRVEEISGSIKASDIMKAYPKHVLKKPSSSSDDGMVPKIVIVPPDAELQRGKIYFLIPLPSTPDKTRSKTSSTTKKKKRDRLDTTNNNNGGGASSNGRNRQHNHSRSMSNANKNNNTISMSNLLISDQYLSEILSEKLSTQRDRRRGRVGVWRPHLESISESPNDG